A region from the Mycoplasmopsis bovigenitalium genome encodes:
- a CDS encoding transglutaminase domain-containing protein: MATVISGLSVMSAMSCQNTKKEPDKVENSSQNSNDQNNPDQKLGSGKKQDPTRKEIEKFQKEILIRNNFFNEIRTLKSELVNENAKYKYEIIFDQIDSFLEQNSNFAQSQYKELIESNTKLKKDLENIKKEASKLKKAEDVKPLYYKSDISLETNNSKGKNQTNEPDYPELDAIKNSLKNDKQNSKNENNTVLNLQVENFLNIVGPKNLNVYKDDSYSAKQMNEIAQFVLNLIEKEKTNSTINKIKRIYDWITSSIKYATGNQMQYINAYDVFIHKVAVCGGISSLYKAMLDVIGVKSVMVTGWSSAGAHQWVMFYNEEKSEWVHSDATWGIVNNSYFMKSSSEISNDHRADEVLQTTFAEGQILYKYWHGLSVLGLSDSNQSKLEIPANVKNMPVKSISINVYSNKNMTHLHIGKNIEKIDFEIAPKFLQSYAVSDENKHFTAKDGILYTKDYSKLISTPMSNPVKSLILPKELSNIVDGKNSFSAPMLEKIIVEPGNYWFASYKGVLYNNDFSKLITVQGGKSKVVVHHNVKFNGNEFSSKPNLREVVLEEGITELVDFTFNGLSGLKTVYIPKSIEKIAEFAFNNLSEKITLVVPYENKLVKDYALKKNFNYVVQKNMGV, encoded by the coding sequence TTGGCTACAGTAATTTCTGGATTAAGTGTTATGTCCGCAATGAGTTGCCAAAACACTAAAAAAGAGCCTGATAAGGTTGAGAATAGTTCGCAAAATAGCAACGACCAAAACAATCCTGATCAAAAATTAGGTTCGGGTAAAAAACAAGATCCAACTAGAAAAGAAATTGAAAAATTTCAAAAAGAAATACTAATAAGAAATAACTTTTTTAATGAAATCAGAACTCTAAAAAGTGAACTTGTTAATGAAAACGCAAAATATAAATATGAAATTATATTTGACCAAATTGATTCATTTTTAGAGCAAAACAGTAATTTTGCTCAATCTCAATATAAAGAATTGATTGAGTCAAACACCAAGTTAAAAAAGGATTTAGAAAATATTAAAAAAGAAGCATCAAAACTAAAAAAAGCTGAAGATGTAAAACCTTTATATTACAAATCAGATATAAGTTTAGAAACCAATAATTCAAAAGGTAAAAATCAAACAAATGAGCCTGATTATCCAGAATTAGATGCAATAAAAAATAGTTTAAAAAATGATAAACAAAATTCTAAAAATGAAAATAATACTGTATTAAATCTACAAGTTGAAAATTTTTTAAATATTGTCGGCCCTAAAAATTTAAATGTTTATAAAGATGATAGTTACTCAGCAAAACAAATGAATGAAATTGCCCAATTTGTATTAAATTTAATTGAAAAAGAAAAAACCAATTCAACAATTAATAAGATAAAGCGAATATATGATTGAATAACTTCGAGCATAAAATATGCAACCGGGAATCAAATGCAGTATATAAATGCATATGATGTATTTATACATAAGGTTGCAGTTTGTGGCGGTATTAGCTCATTATATAAAGCGATGTTAGATGTTATTGGTGTTAAAAGTGTTATGGTTACAGGTTGATCATCTGCGGGTGCTCATCAATGAGTTATGTTTTATAATGAAGAAAAATCTGAGTGGGTACACTCAGATGCGACTTGAGGAATTGTTAATAATAGCTACTTTATGAAATCAAGCTCAGAAATATCAAATGATCATCGAGCTGATGAAGTATTGCAAACTACATTTGCTGAAGGACAAATTTTATACAAATATTGACATGGTTTGTCTGTACTAGGTCTTAGCGATAGCAACCAAAGTAAGCTAGAAATTCCAGCAAATGTCAAAAATATGCCAGTTAAGTCAATAAGCATTAATGTTTATTCAAATAAAAATATGACTCATTTACATATTGGCAAGAATATCGAAAAAATCGATTTTGAAATTGCACCAAAGTTTTTACAATCATATGCAGTGTCTGACGAAAATAAACATTTTACAGCGAAAGACGGAATTTTATATACAAAAGACTATTCAAAATTAATCTCTACTCCAATGTCTAATCCGGTTAAAAGTTTAATTTTGCCAAAAGAATTAAGCAATATTGTTGATGGCAAAAATTCATTTTCTGCACCAATGTTAGAAAAAATAATAGTAGAACCTGGTAATTATTGGTTTGCTTCTTATAAAGGTGTTCTTTACAATAACGATTTCTCAAAATTAATAACGGTTCAAGGCGGTAAATCAAAAGTTGTAGTTCATCATAATGTTAAATTTAATGGTAATGAATTTTCATCGAAACCAAACTTAAGGGAAGTGGTTTTAGAAGAAGGGATAACAGAGTTAGTTGACTTTACATTTAATGGATTGAGTGGCTTAAAAACTGTTTATATACCAAAAAGTATTGAAAAAATCGCGGAATTTGCTTTCAACAATTTAAGTGAAAAAATTACATTAGTTGTTCCTTATGAAAACAAATTAGTCAAAGA
- the rplL gene encoding 50S ribosomal protein L7/L12: MAKLEKDTFISALKEMSIKEVMELVEAMKEEFGIDPSAVAVAAAPAAAEASEEKSTVNVVITADNGKKLAIVKVVKETLGLALMDANKLVSALPATVKENVSKNEAEELKAKLTEAGATVEFK; this comes from the coding sequence ATGGCTAAATTAGAAAAAGACACATTTATTTCTGCTTTAAAAGAAATGTCAATTAAAGAAGTTATGGAATTAGTTGAAGCAATGAAAGAAGAATTTGGAATTGATCCATCAGCTGTTGCTGTTGCTGCTGCTCCTGCTGCTGCTGAAGCTTCTGAAGAAAAATCAACTGTAAACGTTGTTATTACAGCTGACAACGGTAAAAAATTAGCTATTGTTAAAGTTGTTAAAGAAACTTTAGGATTAGCTCTAATGGATGCAAACAAATTAGTTTCAGCACTTCCTGCAACAGTTAAAGAAAATGTTTCAAAAAACGAAGCTGAAGAGCTAAAAGCAAAACTAACTGAAGCTGGTGCTACAGTAGAATTCAAATAA